Proteins from a single region of Candidatus Dependentiae bacterium:
- a CDS encoding 2,3-bisphosphoglycerate-independent phosphoglycerate mutase — MPHNYADKPLALIILDGFGLSPHQPGNAVTTACMPTWEKLWKNYPHASLQASGEAVGLLPGFIGNSEVGHLTLGAGRVIPSVFKEFHQALVDGSLYFHPVLNKRFSTLAQESGRLHIMGLVSDGGVHSHEAHLHALIKRAAELGIQEIFVHAFLDGRDVAPKSASIFLDRLDRLFIEVGKGKLASIQGRFFAMDRDNNWERTEQCYRMLTQGSPATLKSWHQLLESFYAENITDEFIPPTLLIEQGKIQPHDGVLFFNFRPDRARQLTRAFLDPSFKEFKRTITRNNLAWFITTTRYSYEFCYWNNDILFQDSSIQSTLLDEMHSQTNGQLKTFVIAETEKYAHVTYFFRGMREIFKPEEIYILVPSIKSKNYSKYPEMSAEKITQHVVKSLKKDAADFYLINYANADMVGHSGDFKATVQACECLDQQLSILYEEIVIKRDGTLFITADHGNAEHKIDTQTGQPLTAHTTNPVPLIMVNQSWTGRLIDQTQKLGLSNIAPTILEHYGLQIPKEMSHPIILE, encoded by the coding sequence ATGCCGCATAATTACGCAGACAAACCTCTGGCACTTATTATTCTTGATGGCTTTGGCTTAAGCCCCCACCAGCCTGGGAATGCCGTAACTACGGCTTGCATGCCAACCTGGGAGAAGCTTTGGAAAAATTACCCACATGCCTCATTACAAGCATCAGGTGAGGCTGTTGGCCTTTTGCCCGGTTTTATAGGAAATTCCGAGGTTGGACATCTTACCCTTGGTGCCGGCAGGGTTATTCCTTCAGTATTCAAAGAATTTCACCAGGCCCTCGTTGATGGATCACTCTACTTCCATCCGGTCTTAAATAAGAGATTTTCAACACTCGCTCAAGAAAGTGGACGACTTCACATTATGGGACTTGTTTCTGATGGTGGGGTTCATAGCCATGAAGCTCATCTGCATGCGTTGATAAAACGAGCTGCTGAATTGGGGATACAAGAAATTTTCGTTCATGCTTTTCTTGATGGAAGAGATGTTGCTCCAAAGTCTGCATCCATCTTTTTAGACCGCTTAGATCGCCTTTTTATTGAAGTCGGTAAAGGAAAACTGGCAAGTATTCAGGGGCGTTTTTTTGCCATGGACCGTGATAACAACTGGGAAAGAACTGAGCAATGCTACCGCATGCTAACTCAAGGTAGTCCAGCAACTCTAAAATCGTGGCATCAACTACTTGAATCCTTTTACGCAGAAAATATTACTGACGAATTTATTCCACCAACACTTCTGATAGAACAAGGAAAAATACAGCCCCATGATGGAGTACTTTTTTTTAACTTTAGACCCGATCGTGCACGACAACTAACACGAGCCTTTCTTGATCCAAGCTTTAAAGAGTTTAAGCGAACAATTACAAGAAATAATCTTGCTTGGTTTATCACCACAACGCGTTATTCCTATGAATTTTGCTATTGGAATAATGACATTTTGTTTCAAGATTCCTCAATACAATCAACGCTACTTGATGAAATGCATAGTCAGACAAATGGACAGCTCAAAACTTTTGTGATTGCCGAAACCGAAAAATATGCCCATGTTACGTACTTTTTTCGAGGCATGCGTGAAATTTTTAAACCGGAAGAAATCTATATCTTAGTACCTTCGATTAAATCAAAAAATTATAGTAAATATCCGGAGATGTCGGCAGAAAAAATCACTCAACACGTCGTTAAGTCTTTAAAAAAAGATGCAGCCGATTTCTATTTAATTAATTATGCAAATGCCGATATGGTTGGACATTCTGGGGATTTTAAAGCAACCGTTCAAGCGTGTGAATGCCTTGATCAACAACTTTCAATACTGTACGAAGAAATTGTTATTAAACGAGATGGAACACTATTTATTACTGCTGATCATGGAAACGCTGAACATAAAATTGATACTCAAACAGGGCAACCACTCACCGCTCATACAACTAATCCAGTTCCCTTAATTATGGTCAACCAGTCTTGGACTGGTCGATTAATAGATCAAACGCAAAAACTCGGATTAAGTAATATTGCTCCAACAATTTTAGAGCATTATGGCTTACAAATTCCAAAAGA
- the tsaB gene encoding tRNA (adenosine(37)-N6)-threonylcarbamoyltransferase complex dimerization subunit type 1 TsaB has protein sequence MKKIYLGIQATYNTTDIALFEDENCLEQFFRADLKASSHLIPYLDSLLRNNGKTLSDLAFIALDKGPGAFTTLRVTIATLNGIAFAHKIPLIGIDGLEALTYEQLYTLTAPQKNFPITIASLLNAYSNDVYFMISEINNGFATQIDYGCKNIDIVLESLASRASEQKIFFTGNGALLHQERISTKFTRCEITPTSTANAKTIAHLGLSNFIEHKNCVDKILPNYVKTQLFNIKK, from the coding sequence ATGAAAAAAATTTATTTGGGAATCCAAGCAACCTACAATACGACTGACATTGCGCTTTTTGAAGATGAGAACTGTCTTGAACAATTTTTTCGAGCCGATCTCAAAGCATCTTCTCATCTCATTCCCTATCTGGATTCTCTGCTACGCAACAATGGCAAGACTCTTTCAGATCTTGCGTTTATTGCACTTGATAAAGGCCCAGGAGCTTTTACAACATTACGTGTTACCATTGCCACGTTAAATGGGATCGCATTTGCTCATAAAATACCACTTATCGGTATTGACGGACTCGAGGCGCTTACTTATGAACAACTTTATACGTTAACAGCGCCTCAAAAAAATTTTCCGATTACGATTGCTTCTCTCTTAAATGCGTATAGCAATGACGTTTATTTTATGATTTCTGAGATTAATAACGGATTTGCCACTCAAATTGATTATGGCTGTAAAAATATCGATATCGTCCTCGAGTCACTTGCATCACGAGCTTCTGAACAAAAAATATTCTTTACGGGAAATGGAGCATTATTACATCAAGAACGTATCTCAACAAAATTCACACGCTGTGAAATTACTCCTACATCGACAGCAAATGCAAAAACCATTGCTCACTTAGGGCTTAGCAATTTTATAGAGCACAAAAACTGCGTTGATAAAATACTTCCTAACTATGTTAAAACACAGCTTTTTAATATAAAAAAGTGA
- a CDS encoding RsmE family RNA methyltransferase, translating into MRVTRVLRLRAGENVIIFDDVQSQLIQLESPTFQNKKIITATLLEQTMHKQLKPRINLCIGLLKKDALQEVAYYAAAMGATHLVPVITSKVQRSWAGQKEEERLIKVMIAAAEQSKQFVLPKIENPLPFDQFITSPFCTTQDQSSIYFDVHGEPLLDQLNEHSVKQPSIITLFWGPEGGLVPQEIAALDQHGFSCTVLTPTVLRAVDAVAIGLGSFVSSLSR; encoded by the coding sequence ATGCGCGTTACTCGTGTTTTGCGCTTACGTGCAGGAGAGAATGTTATTATATTTGATGATGTTCAATCACAGCTGATTCAGCTAGAATCGCCAACTTTCCAAAATAAAAAAATAATCACTGCGACGTTGCTTGAGCAAACAATGCACAAACAGCTCAAGCCACGAATAAATCTGTGTATTGGTCTTTTAAAAAAAGATGCCCTTCAAGAAGTTGCATACTATGCAGCAGCAATGGGAGCAACTCATCTTGTTCCGGTGATTACAAGCAAAGTTCAACGTTCTTGGGCTGGTCAGAAAGAAGAAGAGCGGCTCATAAAAGTTATGATAGCTGCCGCTGAGCAATCAAAGCAATTTGTTTTACCTAAAATAGAAAATCCTCTTCCTTTTGATCAATTTATTACATCTCCATTTTGTACAACCCAAGACCAAAGCTCAATTTATTTTGATGTTCATGGAGAGCCTTTGCTTGATCAGCTTAATGAGCATAGCGTCAAGCAACCGTCAATAATCACTTTATTTTGGGGCCCAGAAGGTGGGCTTGTACCTCAAGAAATTGCAGCACTTGATCAACATGGTTTTTCGTGCACAGTTTTGACGCCAACGGTCTTACGCGCAGTTGATGCCGTTGCTATAGGGCTTGGTTCATTTGTCAGCAGCTTGTCTCGTTGA